The Kiloniellales bacterium sequence CATGGGGCGAGTATAGTAGCGGTTTGCCGTGCTGGCGCGCACTTTGCCGTGGTCGGAAGATGCAGCTGCGCCGATCTGCGTCGTGAAGCTACCATCGCCCTTCGACAGGGCGCGTAGCGCGGCGCTTCGCGCGGACGAGGGGCGTTGAGTGGCAAGCGTGATCCTGCAAAGACACCCGGTCTTTCGAAAGCCCTCATGCTGAGCCTGTCGAAGTAAGAGGGCTTCGGCACCCCGTCTGCCCGCACATCCGTCATCACCGGGCTTGACCCGGTGATCCAGTCCGCTACCTGAAGCGGGCAGGAACCTGGATCGCGGGCGAAGCCCGAGTGCCCCGCGCTCGAGCCCGGCGATGACAAGACCTTGGGTGTTCGTATGGAGATCTACGTCGACGGCGATGCCTGCCCGGTCAAGCAGGAGGCGCTGAAAGTGGCCGGGCGCCACGGCCTCCGGGTGCACCTGGTCGGCAACACCTGGCTGCGCGCCGGCGACGGGCCGCTGGTCAACCGCGTGGTGGTGGCCGAGGGCGCGGACGCCGCCGACGACTGGATCGCCGAGCACATCGGGCCGGGCGACATCGCGGTCACCGCCGACATCCCGCTGGCGGCACGCTGCCTGGAAAAGGGCGCCAAGGCCCTGGGCCCGACCGGCAAGCCCTTCACGCCGGACTCCATCGGCATGGCGCTCGCCATGCGCGACCTCAAAGCCCACCTGCGCGAGACCGGCGAGATCAAGGGGTACGTACCGAACTTCACCAAGCAGGACCGTTCGCGTTTCCTTAGTGCCCTGGAGGAGACAATCCAGGCGCTGAAACGCGAACAGAAGCGGGCACCGCCGCCATGATCGCCATCACCGACACGGTCGCCCTCGACCCGCGCGAGATCGAGGAGCACTTCCTGCGCGCCGGCGGGCCGGGCGGCCAGAACGTCA is a genomic window containing:
- a CDS encoding YaiI/YqxD family protein, whose product is MEIYVDGDACPVKQEALKVAGRHGLRVHLVGNTWLRAGDGPLVNRVVVAEGADAADDWIAEHIGPGDIAVTADIPLAARCLEKGAKALGPTGKPFTPDSIGMALAMRDLKAHLRETGEIKGYVPNFTKQDRSRFLSALEETIQALKREQKRAPPP